The following proteins are encoded in a genomic region of Dyadobacter sp. UC 10:
- a CDS encoding Hpt domain-containing protein: MMDLTLLKSLMSGDQKLVDHFISIFKSQVPAQVAALPGFCESGEWEELSTALHSLKTQFSYVGMAEFAELMREMEESVDNGETGSITSRIGGFIMKFDNFWQSEFAESE; encoded by the coding sequence ATGATGGACCTGACTTTGCTGAAAAGCCTGATGTCAGGTGATCAGAAACTTGTCGACCATTTTATTTCTATTTTCAAATCGCAGGTTCCTGCCCAGGTTGCCGCATTGCCCGGCTTTTGTGAAAGCGGGGAATGGGAAGAACTTTCAACCGCGCTCCATAGTCTCAAAACACAGTTTAGTTACGTTGGAATGGCAGAATTTGCTGAATTAATGAGAGAAATGGAGGAAAGCGTCGACAATGGCGAAACCGGGTCAATAACCTCCCGGATAGGCGGCTTTATAATGAAATTCGACAATTTCTGGCAAAGCGAATTTGCAGAAAGCGAATAG
- a CDS encoding PVC-type heme-binding CxxCH protein produces MNLKYIKAASLLMLTAAALPGISQRYTNALSPEQEMATFQLDGAFGIEPFVVEPEVLSPIDMVFDGRGNIYVVEMGDYPYDAKPGNFKGRIRLLKDTNGDGKVDQSYVFAEALPSATSVLPWKGGIIVTAAPDILYLKDDNGDFKADTREVLFTGFFARNSEAQITSLRFGPDNWVYANNNGQAGTITSKKHPEKPAVNVAGGNFRFRPDLGLFEAESGTGQFGQALDDAGHRFYTQNTLHIQQSPIAWRYAHRHDFMPSYRTDVNISDHELEMFQQSATPYWRQERSDRRQAKYDSMKTGYKEYARDHFTGASGATFYGGDGFPKEFYGNIFTGEVAGNLVHRDVIKSVPRQAAFVATRADGEKDKEFLASTDGWFRPANFTSGPDGYLYIVDMYRQHIETPVSIPEDLKKDMDFANGEQYGRIWRIFPKGGEKRSVAIPYLEGKKPEELVALLSHPNQWWRLNAQRLLLEKQDKSVVPALQKIVSESPDANARLHAFYALDGMNALDAKLVKAALSDKSPGLREHALVLAEKSPDYLPEVIRLTSDANPQVAYQACLSLGQFNGKEAMAALAQVAEKNMEEPMFRLAVLSSLPGSSPELTEMLGSRNVFKSPTPGKLKYLEDLGYIAGARNGKNEMAKLLAALENADKDFQAAALNGLAKGIKRSPNKSAPDKSVSKTLQKWSSDAPDHVKKAAESVRKALDI; encoded by the coding sequence ATGAATTTGAAATACATTAAAGCTGCATCACTTCTGATGCTGACCGCAGCGGCCCTGCCGGGCATATCGCAACGCTACACGAATGCACTTTCACCGGAGCAGGAAATGGCGACTTTTCAGCTTGATGGGGCTTTCGGGATCGAGCCGTTTGTAGTGGAACCGGAAGTACTCTCGCCGATCGACATGGTTTTTGACGGCCGGGGAAATATATATGTGGTGGAAATGGGGGATTATCCCTACGATGCAAAACCAGGAAATTTCAAGGGACGTATCCGGCTTTTGAAAGACACCAACGGCGATGGCAAGGTCGATCAATCATATGTTTTTGCAGAAGCATTGCCCAGCGCGACTTCTGTTTTACCATGGAAAGGCGGCATTATCGTGACCGCCGCGCCGGACATTTTGTATTTGAAAGACGACAACGGCGATTTCAAAGCAGATACCAGAGAAGTTCTTTTCACGGGTTTTTTCGCCAGAAATTCCGAGGCCCAGATCACCAGTCTTCGTTTCGGACCTGATAACTGGGTTTATGCCAACAATAACGGCCAAGCCGGGACCATCACTTCCAAAAAGCATCCGGAAAAACCGGCTGTGAATGTCGCCGGAGGGAATTTCAGGTTCCGCCCGGATCTGGGACTTTTTGAAGCGGAGTCGGGGACGGGGCAGTTTGGTCAGGCGCTGGATGATGCCGGGCACCGGTTTTACACGCAGAATACACTACACATTCAGCAGTCGCCCATTGCCTGGCGTTATGCGCACCGCCACGATTTTATGCCCAGCTACCGCACCGACGTCAACATTTCGGACCATGAGCTCGAAATGTTCCAGCAATCGGCGACCCCATACTGGCGGCAGGAGCGGAGCGACCGTCGACAGGCCAAGTACGATTCGATGAAAACGGGTTATAAAGAATACGCGCGCGACCATTTCACGGGTGCGTCGGGGGCTACTTTTTATGGCGGAGACGGGTTTCCAAAGGAATTTTACGGTAATATTTTCACGGGTGAAGTAGCGGGTAACCTGGTTCACAGGGACGTGATCAAGTCGGTCCCGAGGCAGGCTGCATTCGTCGCAACCCGGGCCGATGGCGAAAAGGATAAGGAATTTCTGGCGTCCACAGATGGTTGGTTCAGGCCGGCAAACTTCACTTCCGGGCCTGACGGATATTTATACATAGTGGATATGTACCGCCAGCACATCGAAACGCCGGTGTCGATCCCGGAGGATCTGAAAAAAGACATGGATTTCGCAAATGGCGAACAGTACGGGCGCATCTGGCGCATTTTCCCGAAAGGCGGTGAGAAACGCAGTGTTGCGATTCCTTATCTGGAAGGCAAAAAGCCGGAAGAACTGGTGGCATTATTAAGTCATCCCAACCAATGGTGGCGGCTGAATGCGCAGCGGCTTTTGCTCGAAAAGCAGGATAAAAGTGTCGTGCCCGCATTGCAAAAAATCGTCTCCGAGAGCCCTGACGCAAATGCCCGGTTGCATGCATTTTACGCATTGGACGGTATGAATGCGCTGGATGCGAAACTGGTAAAAGCTGCATTGAGCGACAAGAGCCCTGGTTTGCGCGAACACGCGCTGGTACTGGCTGAAAAATCCCCGGACTATCTGCCCGAGGTAATACGCCTGACCTCGGATGCAAACCCGCAGGTTGCTTACCAGGCTTGTTTGAGCCTGGGACAATTTAACGGTAAAGAAGCGATGGCTGCATTGGCGCAGGTTGCGGAAAAGAATATGGAAGAGCCGATGTTCCGGCTCGCGGTACTGAGCTCACTGCCAGGCTCATCGCCTGAGCTCACAGAAATGCTTGGCAGCCGTAACGTTTTCAAAAGTCCGACTCCGGGCAAACTGAAATATTTGGAAGATCTCGGGTACATCGCCGGAGCGCGGAATGGGAAAAATGAAATGGCAAAGCTGCTTGCTGCGCTGGAAAATGCGGATAAGGATTTTCAGGCTGCGGCTTTGAACGGACTGGCAAAAGGGATCAAGAGGTCGCCGAATAAATCAGCCCCTGACAAAAGTGTGAGCAAAACCTTGCAGAAATGGAGCAGCGATGCCCCGGACCATGTAAAGAAAGCGGCGGAATCGGTGCGGAAGGCATTGGATATTTAA
- a CDS encoding YceI family protein, producing MSKVTWNIDPLHSEVQFKVKHLVISTVTGSFKSFSGHAVTDGDDFTNAEIELTIDVDSVDTGQPGRDEHLKNGDFFETETYPQFTFKSTSFTKIKGDLYKLTGNLTIKGITKEVELEAEYGGTERDPWGNTKVGFEVTGTIDRKDFNVTFNALTETGGLALGENIKILANVQLAKQEVAVQELEKQV from the coding sequence ATGTCAAAAGTTACCTGGAATATCGACCCACTGCATTCCGAAGTACAGTTTAAAGTAAAACATCTCGTCATTTCAACCGTAACCGGTTCTTTCAAGTCTTTTAGTGGTCATGCCGTCACCGACGGCGATGACTTTACAAATGCAGAAATTGAGCTGACGATCGATGTAGACAGCGTGGATACCGGCCAGCCCGGACGCGACGAGCATTTGAAGAACGGGGATTTTTTTGAAACAGAAACATATCCTCAGTTTACTTTCAAATCCACCTCATTTACCAAGATCAAAGGAGATCTGTATAAACTTACCGGCAACCTCACTATCAAAGGAATCACGAAGGAAGTGGAACTGGAAGCCGAATACGGCGGAACTGAAAGAGATCCCTGGGGCAATACCAAGGTAGGATTTGAGGTAACCGGCACGATCGACCGGAAGGATTTCAATGTGACTTTCAACGCACTGACTGAAACCGGGGGACTGGCTTTGGGTGAAAACATCAAGATCCTCGCCAATGTGCAGCTTGCAAAACAGGAGGTTGCAGTGCAGGAGCTTGAAAAGCAGGTATAG
- a CDS encoding hybrid sensor histidine kinase/response regulator, which translates to MTTIQEYRITNELHQEFNKTLVRAVDAATGKTVVLKITPFHGVLDSASQEFDQEFAFGSSYAFSRILNYNRMVRPENYLVLEMDDFTGCSLQTFLAGKPMSIPSALSIALSLTQTVEELQYHEIAHPDLRPAHFLINTENFQTRLTDLSGAMRADQVSDPASGNTSLAALQYMSPEQSGLMDILVDFRSDYYHLGVMFYQLFTGVPPFETSDPNELVHAHMARSAAFPSDVNPAIPRAVSDIILKLLSKKPSERYQTTRGIRCDLAACQAGLQKNTDALNFQIGMHDMAGQFSLAPKLYGRDPELDMLLEAFERISSRNEMVLVSGNSGIGKSSLIRELQKRVEPRGVLFVTGKFDQYLQNIPFEAVIQSFKELVCKISSGNVTYWKAQILDAVGQFGQIITDVIPELERIIGSQPAVEALTPIEAQNRFVNVFTRFINVFTKKEHPLVIFLDDLHWADASSLRFLSRITYSVEGSNLLIIGTYRDNELSENHILKVTLNDLDATASNLSQLTLCPLQSADITELISDTFSCPPKIAAPLADIVITRTLGNPFFVSETIKELVSNGLVTYNSQRQKWLWDQEELTGYALSGSSQQLLTAKINNLPAPTRQALITASCIGSDFDLVMLSALTDKTPQEAMEDLAEAVTENLVRLSSERENEHSFLAKKRYCFVHDQVQQAAYNLLSAAARDEMHLNIGYFLLERLSATERFAQLFEIVNHINHHAADFTLSGERYKIAELNLEAGKKARSSAAYSVAMAYFRIGQGLLIEEDWAHQYELAFNLHLHYAESAYLAGDPVTCMEISAGALHHTKSMAHKIELYYIQIQSLILNQEPGDAISLSLKVLEELGITFPSKAGMLHILSGYLKSKWLMRGRKIEELENLPKMVDPGKLAAMRILQNITATVFSSIPDLYPVMVLKMVELSVKEGIAPESAITFATYGAIVNAIETNNEANYRYGNLALKLADKTENSAARARTLLIYNIVNRSSGEHMNEALEPLRKSYETGIEMGDIEYCAYASSSYSFHLLLSGKNLHWVKHEMIRYNELPRSLSKGVISHHNEPLIQIVANLLGENADPVALAGSYFDEGDSFSGILALKDKSRMFACFAYKMILAYLSGAYEKGIVHARQTGPFAGNVRGTMFEPLFSFFFGLTNIAVYKTNRRVSGYLKAAVKQRDKLRKFSRQVPVNFEHRYCLLEAELYALKGNTQQASDFYDKAIKTSHENGHMHEAALANELCGKYWYEKGLKKMALTYLRAALDGYREWGCVLKEQQLLADFPEIAQVNLEQSGKTASKGGAGESIVSTLDLATLMKASTAISSEVVFGKLMEKLMQFAIENAGAQSGYFILDWGGELFIEARRSVIDEFSDIRKLRLADSDQVPATIIEHVFHSKSDVVLHDALASEIFKNDPVVAKREIRSALCIPALNQGKLVGVLYLENNLATAVFTNERTQLLKLLSGQIAVSIENAILYEKLEQKVAVRTAEIQVQKEEIERQKLLVEEKSRFKEQFFANMSHEIRTPMTAILGMSELIFDTPLNAKQTEYAKGIRYSSENLLAIINDILDYSKIEAGKFSFSNKPFQMRDRMNRLGYILKVIAEEKGIQLNITVEENVSPQLIGDPIRLHQILLNLAGNAVKFTDSGSVSIHVSVVSRERENEELLFQVIDTGIGIAQEKLAYIFETFTRIDDDLNTKQSGTGLGLFIAKKLVEEQGGSMQVHSVLGKGTNFSFNLTFEICGAGENFEDGEDDTQLAGVNILLVEDNLFNQVVAEETLKKIIRDVRVTIADNGENALKKLDEASFDIILMDVKMPVMDGYKATQAIRLREKDKNTPILAFTSNANPAEAQKCRDAGMDDYITKPIEGKKLRYKIRKLLENTRQAEQTF; encoded by the coding sequence ATGACAACCATCCAGGAATATCGGATCACAAATGAACTGCATCAGGAATTTAACAAAACGCTGGTTCGGGCGGTAGATGCTGCCACCGGGAAAACGGTGGTTTTAAAGATCACTCCGTTCCATGGCGTTCTGGATTCGGCAAGTCAGGAGTTCGATCAGGAATTTGCATTCGGTAGCTCGTACGCATTCAGCCGCATACTGAATTACAACCGGATGGTGCGTCCAGAGAATTACCTCGTACTTGAAATGGACGATTTCACAGGATGCAGCCTGCAAACATTTCTTGCCGGAAAACCGATGTCCATTCCATCTGCGCTGAGCATTGCACTGTCTTTGACGCAAACCGTGGAGGAGCTGCAATACCACGAAATCGCACACCCCGACCTCAGGCCCGCACATTTTCTGATCAATACGGAGAACTTTCAAACCCGGTTGACCGACCTGAGCGGCGCCATGCGTGCGGATCAAGTATCCGATCCTGCCAGCGGAAATACGTCACTGGCTGCATTGCAATATATGTCGCCGGAACAGAGCGGTCTCATGGATATTTTAGTAGACTTCCGATCGGATTACTACCATTTGGGCGTCATGTTTTACCAGCTTTTTACAGGCGTGCCGCCGTTTGAAACCAGCGATCCCAACGAGCTCGTCCACGCGCATATGGCACGTTCGGCTGCTTTTCCTTCTGATGTTAATCCCGCAATACCCAGGGCTGTTTCAGATATTATATTAAAACTTTTATCTAAAAAACCCTCAGAGCGTTACCAGACCACCCGGGGAATACGATGCGATCTGGCAGCTTGTCAGGCAGGTTTGCAAAAGAATACGGATGCATTAAATTTCCAGATCGGCATGCATGATATGGCCGGCCAGTTCAGCCTGGCCCCGAAGCTCTATGGCCGGGACCCGGAACTTGACATGTTACTCGAAGCTTTTGAACGTATCAGCAGCCGCAACGAAATGGTGCTGGTGTCGGGTAATTCGGGGATCGGCAAATCTTCGCTCATCCGGGAGCTGCAAAAGCGGGTGGAACCGCGAGGTGTTTTATTTGTAACAGGCAAGTTTGACCAATACTTGCAAAACATTCCTTTTGAGGCAGTTATCCAATCTTTTAAAGAGCTGGTTTGTAAAATATCCAGTGGCAACGTTACCTATTGGAAGGCTCAGATCCTGGATGCGGTAGGTCAGTTCGGGCAGATAATCACAGACGTGATTCCGGAGCTGGAACGGATTATCGGAAGTCAGCCCGCTGTGGAAGCCCTGACCCCGATTGAAGCGCAGAACCGTTTTGTAAATGTGTTTACCCGGTTTATTAATGTATTTACCAAAAAGGAACATCCGCTGGTTATTTTCCTCGACGACCTGCATTGGGCCGACGCATCGAGTCTCCGGTTCCTGAGCCGCATTACCTACTCGGTAGAAGGCTCAAACCTCCTGATTATAGGCACTTACCGCGACAATGAGTTGTCCGAAAACCACATTTTAAAAGTAACCCTGAATGATCTCGACGCGACGGCATCGAACCTCTCACAACTCACTTTATGCCCGCTCCAATCCGCCGACATTACCGAGCTGATTTCGGATACCTTTTCTTGTCCGCCAAAAATCGCCGCTCCACTGGCCGACATAGTCATTACCCGCACGCTCGGCAACCCGTTTTTTGTTTCAGAAACAATCAAAGAATTGGTCTCAAATGGCCTCGTGACCTACAATAGCCAGCGACAAAAATGGCTGTGGGACCAGGAAGAATTGACGGGTTACGCATTATCAGGCTCGTCGCAACAACTATTAACGGCGAAAATCAACAACCTGCCCGCCCCCACCCGCCAGGCGCTGATCACGGCGTCGTGCATTGGTTCAGATTTCGATCTGGTAATGCTTTCGGCACTGACAGACAAAACGCCTCAGGAAGCGATGGAAGATCTTGCGGAAGCTGTAACTGAGAACCTCGTGCGGCTGTCGTCGGAACGGGAAAATGAACATTCATTTTTGGCGAAAAAACGCTACTGCTTTGTTCATGATCAGGTTCAGCAGGCAGCATACAACCTGCTTTCAGCTGCGGCCCGGGATGAAATGCATCTGAACATCGGTTATTTTTTGCTTGAAAGATTGTCAGCCACGGAGCGGTTCGCCCAGTTGTTTGAGATCGTCAATCACATCAATCACCATGCTGCCGATTTTACGCTGTCCGGGGAACGTTACAAGATTGCAGAGCTGAATCTGGAGGCGGGCAAAAAAGCGAGATCGTCCGCCGCCTATTCGGTGGCAATGGCTTATTTCAGGATCGGGCAGGGATTGCTGATTGAGGAAGATTGGGCACACCAGTATGAACTTGCATTCAATCTGCATTTGCATTATGCCGAAAGCGCCTACCTCGCCGGCGATCCTGTAACCTGCATGGAAATTTCCGCGGGTGCATTGCATCATACCAAAAGTATGGCGCACAAAATTGAACTATATTACATTCAGATCCAGAGCCTTATATTGAACCAGGAACCCGGCGACGCGATTTCTCTCTCGTTAAAAGTATTGGAAGAGCTGGGGATCACTTTTCCTTCCAAGGCGGGAATGCTGCACATTTTGTCGGGTTACCTGAAATCCAAATGGCTCATGCGCGGCAGAAAAATTGAAGAGCTGGAAAACCTTCCGAAAATGGTCGATCCCGGCAAGCTTGCCGCCATGCGGATTTTGCAGAATATCACGGCCACGGTCTTTTCCTCCATTCCCGATCTGTATCCGGTGATGGTGCTCAAAATGGTTGAACTATCTGTCAAAGAAGGCATTGCGCCTGAATCCGCCATTACGTTTGCGACTTACGGGGCTATTGTAAATGCGATTGAAACAAATAACGAGGCTAATTACCGATATGGCAATCTTGCATTGAAACTGGCGGATAAAACCGAAAATTCGGCCGCGCGGGCGCGTACGCTGTTGATTTATAACATCGTCAACAGGTCGTCGGGGGAGCATATGAACGAGGCGCTCGAACCGCTTCGAAAGTCGTATGAAACCGGGATTGAAATGGGCGATATTGAGTATTGTGCTTATGCGTCGAGTTCGTACAGCTTTCATTTATTGCTATCGGGTAAAAACCTGCATTGGGTAAAGCACGAAATGATCCGGTACAACGAGCTACCCAGGTCTCTCTCAAAAGGGGTCATTTCCCATCATAACGAGCCGTTGATCCAGATAGTAGCGAACCTGCTGGGCGAAAACGCCGATCCGGTTGCATTAGCAGGCAGCTATTTCGATGAAGGTGACTCATTTTCCGGCATTCTGGCGCTAAAAGACAAGTCCAGGATGTTTGCCTGTTTTGCATACAAAATGATCCTGGCATATCTGTCCGGAGCATATGAAAAAGGGATTGTACATGCACGTCAAACAGGGCCATTTGCCGGAAATGTGCGCGGTACGATGTTTGAGCCGCTTTTTTCGTTCTTCTTTGGGTTAACCAATATTGCCGTTTACAAAACGAACCGGCGGGTCAGCGGATACCTGAAAGCTGCCGTGAAGCAGCGTGACAAGCTCCGGAAATTCTCCCGTCAGGTCCCGGTTAATTTTGAACACCGGTACTGTTTGCTGGAAGCCGAGCTTTATGCATTAAAGGGAAATACCCAGCAGGCATCTGATTTTTATGATAAGGCAATCAAAACCAGCCATGAAAACGGGCACATGCATGAAGCCGCGCTGGCCAATGAGCTTTGCGGAAAATACTGGTACGAAAAAGGCCTGAAGAAAATGGCACTCACGTATCTGAGAGCCGCACTGGACGGTTACAGGGAGTGGGGATGCGTTTTGAAAGAGCAACAGTTACTGGCAGATTTTCCAGAAATCGCCCAGGTTAATTTGGAACAATCCGGCAAAACGGCTTCAAAAGGAGGGGCCGGCGAAAGCATCGTATCGACCCTGGACCTGGCGACTTTAATGAAAGCTTCCACTGCCATTTCGAGCGAGGTGGTTTTTGGCAAACTGATGGAGAAACTCATGCAGTTTGCCATCGAAAATGCCGGCGCGCAATCCGGCTATTTTATCCTGGATTGGGGCGGAGAATTGTTTATTGAAGCCCGGCGATCTGTGATTGACGAATTCAGCGACATCCGAAAGTTGCGCCTGGCCGATTCTGACCAGGTTCCCGCCACGATCATCGAACACGTTTTTCATAGCAAATCCGACGTCGTTTTACACGACGCACTCGCCAGCGAGATTTTTAAAAACGATCCGGTGGTTGCCAAACGCGAGATCCGGTCGGCATTATGCATTCCTGCCCTGAACCAGGGGAAGCTCGTCGGGGTACTGTATCTTGAAAATAACCTGGCTACCGCAGTCTTCACCAATGAACGCACACAACTTCTCAAACTACTTTCAGGACAAATAGCCGTATCGATCGAGAATGCGATCCTGTATGAAAAACTGGAACAAAAAGTGGCTGTCCGGACAGCCGAGATCCAGGTTCAAAAAGAAGAAATCGAGCGGCAGAAATTATTGGTCGAGGAAAAGTCGCGGTTTAAGGAACAGTTTTTTGCCAATATGAGCCACGAGATCCGTACCCCGATGACCGCGATCCTGGGCATGTCCGAGCTGATCTTCGACACCCCGCTCAATGCAAAACAGACGGAATACGCGAAAGGGATCCGGTACTCTTCCGAAAATTTGCTGGCGATCATCAACGACATTCTGGACTATTCAAAAATCGAAGCGGGTAAATTTTCCTTTTCCAACAAGCCATTCCAGATGCGCGACCGGATGAACCGGCTCGGGTATATTTTAAAGGTCATCGCCGAGGAGAAAGGCATTCAGCTCAATATTACAGTAGAAGAAAATGTGAGTCCGCAGCTCATCGGCGACCCGATCCGGCTGCATCAGATTTTGCTCAATCTGGCAGGTAATGCAGTGAAATTCACCGATAGCGGATCGGTATCCATCCATGTCAGCGTCGTTTCGAGGGAGCGTGAAAATGAGGAGCTGCTTTTCCAGGTGATCGACACCGGTATCGGTATTGCACAGGAAAAGCTGGCGTACATTTTCGAAACATTCACCCGCATTGACGACGATCTCAACACGAAGCAATCGGGAACGGGACTGGGCCTGTTTATTGCCAAAAAACTCGTGGAGGAACAAGGCGGCAGCATGCAGGTTCATAGTGTTTTGGGAAAGGGTACCAATTTCAGTTTCAACCTGACTTTCGAAATATGCGGCGCGGGTGAAAACTTCGAGGATGGAGAAGACGATACCCAACTTGCTGGTGTGAATATTCTGCTTGTCGAAGACAACTTGTTCAATCAGGTGGTGGCGGAGGAAACGCTGAAAAAGATCATCCGCGATGTGCGGGTTACGATTGCGGATAACGGTGAAAATGCATTGAAAAAGCTGGATGAGGCCAGTTTTGATATCATTTTAATGGACGTCAAAATGCCTGTTATGGACGGTTACAAAGCTACCCAGGCGATCCGGCTGCGCGAGAAGGACAAGAACACGCCAATCCTGGCATTTACTTCGAATGCAAATCCGGCCGAAGCGCAGAAATGCCGTGATGCAGGTATGGACGACTATATTACCAAGCCCATTGAAGGTAAAAAATTGAGGTATAAAATCAGGAAGCTGCTGGAAAATACGAGACAAGCCGAACAAACCTTTTAG
- a CDS encoding response regulator transcription factor: MMEMPSLLLIDDEVQYSELTKEYLEMKGCKVMLKHDGQAGLDAFKLHSFDLCVLDIKMPKKDGFTLAEEIKEINETTPIIFLTGQSLKEDKIKGLTLGADDYLTKPFSMEELYLRIRAILKRVKVQQKTTQINQYHWGLSNFDPELRELTVTGEKIKLTSIEAKLLRLFCEHQNKVLTRDVAMMGIWGDEEHYRGYSLNVYVSKLRKFLKADPSVEILNLHGEGYKLVFKQNAE, translated from the coding sequence ATGATGGAAATGCCAAGCTTGTTATTGATCGACGACGAAGTTCAGTACAGTGAGCTGACCAAAGAGTATCTGGAAATGAAAGGCTGCAAAGTGATGCTCAAACACGATGGACAGGCCGGGCTCGACGCTTTCAAGCTGCATTCCTTTGATTTGTGTGTTTTAGATATCAAAATGCCGAAGAAAGACGGATTTACACTGGCAGAAGAAATCAAGGAAATTAATGAAACGACACCGATCATTTTTCTGACCGGACAATCGCTTAAAGAAGACAAGATCAAAGGCCTGACATTGGGAGCTGACGATTATCTGACTAAACCATTCAGCATGGAAGAGCTTTATCTCCGGATCCGGGCGATTCTGAAACGGGTGAAAGTGCAGCAGAAAACGACCCAGATCAACCAGTATCATTGGGGGCTATCCAATTTTGACCCCGAACTCAGAGAACTTACCGTTACCGGTGAAAAGATCAAACTAACCTCCATTGAGGCCAAATTGCTGAGGCTTTTTTGTGAACATCAGAATAAAGTTCTCACGCGCGACGTGGCGATGATGGGCATTTGGGGCGACGAAGAACATTACCGCGGGTACAGTCTCAATGTGTATGTGAGCAAGCTGCGGAAGTTCCTGAAAGCCGATCCTTCCGTCGAGATCCTCAACCTGCACGGCGAAGGTTATAAGCTGGTATTCAAACAAAATGCGGAATGA
- a CDS encoding alpha amylase C-terminal domain-containing protein, translated as MHSTIESIAPIFQTAIPEFWGEHKQDSSFMESLQFVIRACPALQFGDCHWRTISENGTDFMLPEDAENLPAHVIAWSRILDGKELLCAVNLHRQQQCVVYVTIDYDLQVSNSKLNRLFGPDNTPTELNVEDRNGKCVRLTIPPDSLVIYG; from the coding sequence ATGCATTCAACTATCGAATCAATAGCCCCGATTTTCCAAACTGCCATTCCGGAATTTTGGGGCGAACACAAGCAGGATTCGTCATTCATGGAGAGCCTGCAATTCGTGATTCGGGCGTGTCCTGCCCTGCAATTTGGTGACTGCCACTGGCGGACAATTTCTGAAAATGGGACGGACTTTATGTTGCCTGAGGATGCCGAAAATCTTCCTGCCCACGTCATAGCCTGGTCGCGTATTCTCGACGGGAAAGAACTGCTATGTGCAGTAAATCTTCACAGGCAACAACAATGCGTCGTATATGTGACCATTGATTATGACTTGCAGGTATCGAATTCCAAACTGAACCGGCTTTTCGGACCGGACAATACTCCCACAGAATTGAATGTCGAAGATAGAAACGGGAAATGCGTTCGGCTGACGATACCACCGGATTCATTGGTAATCTACGGTTAG